From Cellulophaga lytica DSM 7489, a single genomic window includes:
- a CDS encoding gluconate 2-dehydrogenase subunit 3 family protein: MNRRLALKNLGLSLGYVVATPTLISIVQSCKNDKGVAFAPEFFSEEEGNVVITLMDIILPKTDSPSASEANVHMFVDQYINVSNTEEEKALFKAKMASFLSLAKSKSGKDAVTDITAEELESALASCLKLSEEQIKQQNITMRNYNNAIANGEVAELDINSGAIAFAHELRGWTIRGYKATEEIAKNFLAFDPIPGKYVPCGTTEEFTGGKAWAL; this comes from the coding sequence ATGAATAGAAGATTAGCACTTAAGAACCTAGGTTTGTCATTAGGCTATGTTGTAGCTACGCCAACCTTAATTAGTATTGTACAAAGTTGTAAAAACGATAAAGGTGTTGCTTTTGCTCCAGAATTTTTTTCAGAGGAAGAAGGTAATGTTGTGATAACCTTAATGGATATTATTTTACCAAAAACTGATTCTCCTTCTGCATCTGAAGCAAATGTGCATATGTTTGTAGATCAATATATAAATGTATCTAATACAGAAGAAGAAAAAGCATTGTTTAAAGCTAAAATGGCTAGTTTTTTATCATTAGCTAAGAGCAAATCTGGTAAAGATGCTGTAACAGATATTACAGCTGAAGAGTTAGAAAGCGCCTTGGCAAGTTGTTTAAAATTATCTGAAGAGCAAATTAAACAACAAAATATTACGATGCGTAATTATAATAATGCTATTGCCAATGGAGAAGTGGCCGAATTAGATATAAACTCTGGAGCTATTGCTTTTGCTCATGAGCTTAGGGGGTGGACAATTAGAGGCTATAAGGCTACGGAAGAAATAGCTAAAAACTTTTTAGCTTTTGATCCTATACCGGGTAAATATGTTCCTTGTGGTACTACAGAAGAGTTTACAGGAGGTAAAGCTTGGGCTTTATAA
- a CDS encoding hydroxypyruvate isomerase family protein, which translates to MKRRSFIQKSALTTGALTLGTAYGYGAGYNTNAKHAFNLKYAPHFGMFSNHAESLEDQLRFMADEGFTALEDNTMLSRNVATQTKLAKTMQNLGIEMGVFVAHEIFWKKPSLTSGDLTIREKFLSDIKRSVEVAKRVNAKWVTVVPGHVDLKQSMGYQTAHVIESLKQAAAILEPHGIIMVLEPLNFRDHPGLFLTESPQAYEICKAVDSPSCKILFDIYHQQIQEGNLIPNMEASWDEIAYIQIGDNPGRKEPTTGEINYKNVFKFIHDKKFTGILGMEHGNSRPNKAGERAVIEAYKTVDSFM; encoded by the coding sequence ATGAAAAGGAGAAGCTTTATACAAAAATCGGCATTAACTACAGGTGCATTAACTTTAGGTACTGCTTATGGTTACGGGGCTGGTTATAACACAAATGCTAAGCACGCATTTAATTTAAAGTATGCGCCTCATTTTGGAATGTTTTCTAACCACGCAGAAAGTTTAGAAGATCAATTGCGTTTTATGGCAGATGAAGGTTTTACTGCTTTAGAAGATAACACAATGCTAAGTCGTAATGTGGCAACACAAACCAAACTTGCCAAGACAATGCAAAATTTAGGCATAGAAATGGGCGTTTTTGTGGCGCATGAAATTTTTTGGAAAAAACCTAGTTTAACTTCTGGTGATTTAACCATTAGAGAAAAGTTTTTGTCTGATATTAAAAGATCTGTTGAGGTAGCCAAGCGTGTTAATGCAAAATGGGTTACTGTGGTGCCAGGACACGTAGATTTAAAGCAGTCTATGGGTTACCAAACTGCTCATGTAATAGAGTCTTTAAAGCAAGCAGCAGCTATATTAGAGCCTCACGGAATTATAATGGTGTTAGAGCCGTTAAATTTTAGAGATCATCCAGGGTTGTTTTTAACAGAGTCTCCGCAAGCTTATGAAATTTGTAAGGCTGTAGATTCTCCATCTTGTAAAATTTTATTTGATATTTATCACCAGCAAATACAAGAGGGTAATTTAATACCAAATATGGAAGCAAGTTGGGATGAAATTGCTTACATACAAATTGGTGATAACCCAGGAAGAAAAGAACCTACTACAGGAGAAATAAATTATAAAAATGTATTTAAATTTATTCACGATAAAAAATTTACTGGTATTTTAGGTATGGAGCACGGCAATTCTAGACCTAATAAGGCTGGTGAACGTGCTGTTATAGAGGCTTATAAAACAGTAGATAGTTTTATGTAA
- a CDS encoding ribonucleoside-diphosphate reductase subunit alpha codes for MYVVKRDGRKELIMFDKITARVRKLCYGLNALVDPLKVAMRVIEGLYDGVTTSELDNLAAEIAATMTTTHPDYAKLAARISVSNLHKNTKKSFSEVMKDLYEYVNPRTGKKAPLLSDEVFKVIQDNSEKLDSTIIYNRDFGYDYFGFKTLERSYLLKLNGKIAERPQHMLMRVSIGIHLNDLDAAIETYELMSKKYFTHATPTLFNSGTPKPQMSSCFLLAMQDDSIDGIYDTLKQTAKISQSAGGIGLSIHNVRATGSYIAGTNGTSNGVVPMLRVYNDTARYVDQGGGKRKGSFAVYVEPWHADIFEFLDLKKNHGKEEMRARDLFYAMWIPDLFMQRVEANADWTLMCPNECPDLYKKHDKEFEEAYLAFEAEGKGRKTIKARDLWEKILESQIETGTPYMLYKDAANRKSNQKNLGTIRSSNLCTEIMEYTAPDEVAVCNLASIALPMFVKNGEFDHKELFRVTKRVTRNLNTVIDRNYYPVVEAENSNMRHRPIGLGVQGLADAFIMMRMPFTSDEAKKLNQEIFETLYYAAVTASMEMAKEDGPYSSYEGSPISKGDFQHNLWGIKDDELSGRWDWEKLRKSVLKNGVRNSLLVAPMPTASTSQILGNNECFEPYTSNIYTRRVLSGEFIVVNKHLLEDLVQLGLWNESLKQELMRANGSIQHIDIIPEDIKELYKTVWELSMKDIIDMSRHRGYFIDQSQSLNLFMENANYSKLTSMHFYAWKSGLKTGMYYLRTKAAADAIKFTVDNSKKKEKPVVEAPEPKLAAVSAAPKATATELKVNPTPADSDVEPMSAAEMKALIEQAKAGQADDDCLMCGS; via the coding sequence ATGTATGTAGTAAAAAGAGACGGCAGAAAAGAATTAATAATGTTTGACAAGATTACGGCAAGAGTTCGTAAGCTTTGTTATGGCTTAAACGCATTAGTAGACCCACTAAAAGTGGCTATGCGTGTAATAGAAGGTTTATACGATGGTGTAACAACATCTGAGTTAGATAATTTAGCAGCTGAAATTGCAGCTACTATGACAACCACTCACCCAGACTACGCCAAGCTAGCTGCACGTATATCTGTATCTAACTTACACAAAAACACAAAAAAATCTTTCTCTGAGGTAATGAAAGATTTATATGAATATGTAAACCCTAGAACAGGTAAAAAAGCACCTCTTTTATCTGACGAAGTCTTTAAAGTGATACAAGACAACTCAGAAAAACTTGACTCTACTATTATATACAACCGAGATTTTGGCTACGATTATTTTGGATTTAAAACCTTAGAACGTTCTTACCTATTAAAACTTAACGGTAAAATAGCAGAACGCCCGCAACATATGTTAATGCGTGTTTCTATTGGTATACATTTAAACGATTTAGATGCTGCTATAGAGACATATGAACTTATGTCTAAAAAATATTTTACACACGCTACACCAACATTGTTTAACTCTGGTACTCCAAAGCCACAAATGTCTTCATGCTTTTTACTTGCTATGCAAGATGATAGTATTGATGGTATTTATGACACATTAAAGCAAACTGCTAAAATATCTCAGTCTGCTGGTGGTATTGGTTTATCTATACACAATGTAAGAGCTACAGGCTCTTATATTGCAGGTACAAACGGTACATCTAATGGTGTGGTGCCAATGCTACGCGTTTATAATGACACGGCTCGTTATGTAGATCAAGGAGGAGGAAAACGTAAAGGTAGCTTTGCTGTTTATGTAGAACCATGGCATGCAGATATTTTTGAGTTCCTAGATCTAAAAAAGAACCACGGTAAAGAAGAAATGCGTGCGCGTGACCTTTTTTATGCAATGTGGATTCCAGATTTATTCATGCAAAGAGTTGAAGCTAACGCAGATTGGACATTAATGTGCCCTAATGAATGCCCTGACTTATACAAAAAGCATGATAAAGAGTTTGAAGAGGCATACTTAGCCTTTGAAGCAGAAGGCAAAGGAAGAAAAACAATTAAAGCTCGTGATCTTTGGGAAAAAATACTAGAATCTCAAATAGAAACTGGTACACCTTATATGCTATATAAAGATGCAGCAAATCGCAAGAGCAATCAAAAGAACCTAGGTACCATACGTTCTTCTAACTTATGTACAGAAATTATGGAGTATACTGCTCCTGATGAAGTTGCTGTGTGTAACCTTGCCTCTATTGCATTACCAATGTTTGTAAAAAATGGCGAGTTTGATCATAAAGAACTTTTCCGTGTAACAAAACGTGTTACCAGAAACTTAAACACAGTAATAGACCGTAACTACTACCCAGTAGTAGAAGCAGAAAACTCTAACATGCGCCACAGACCAATTGGTTTAGGTGTACAAGGCTTAGCAGATGCATTTATTATGATGCGTATGCCTTTTACTAGTGATGAGGCAAAAAAATTAAATCAAGAGATTTTTGAAACATTATACTATGCTGCCGTAACAGCTTCTATGGAAATGGCTAAAGAAGATGGGCCATACTCTAGCTACGAAGGGTCTCCAATATCTAAAGGAGATTTTCAGCATAACTTATGGGGTATTAAGGATGATGAATTATCTGGTAGATGGGACTGGGAAAAATTACGTAAAAGCGTACTAAAAAACGGAGTTAGAAACTCTCTTTTAGTTGCTCCTATGCCAACAGCATCTACATCTCAAATTTTAGGAAATAATGAATGTTTTGAGCCTTATACATCTAATATTTATACACGTAGAGTATTATCTGGTGAGTTTATTGTTGTAAACAAGCATTTATTAGAAGATTTAGTACAATTAGGGCTTTGGAACGAGAGCCTAAAGCAAGAGCTTATGCGTGCTAACGGCTCTATACAACATATTGATATTATTCCTGAAGATATTAAGGAACTATACAAAACAGTTTGGGAGTTAAGTATGAAAGACATTATTGATATGTCTAGACACCGTGGATATTTCATTGACCAAAGTCAGTCTTTAAACTTATTTATGGAAAATGCAAACTACTCTAAGTTAACGTCTATGCACTTTTACGCATGGAAAAGCGGACTTAAAACTGGTATGTACTACTTAAGAACTAAGGCTGCTGCAGATGCAATTAAATTTACAGTAGACAACAGCAAGAAAAAAGAGAAACCAGTTGTTGAGGCTCCAGAGCCTAAGTTAGCTGCAGTTAGCGCTGCACCTAAAGCAACTGCAACAGAGTTAAAAGTAAACCCTACACCTGCAGATTCAGATGTAGAACCAATGAGTGCAGCAGAAATGAAAGCACTTATAGAACAAGCTAAAGCTGGCCAAGCAGATGACGATTGTTTAATGTGCGGCTCATAA
- a CDS encoding ribonucleotide-diphosphate reductase subunit beta — MSAAIEPILEKNEDRFVIFPIKHNDLWDWYKKCEASFWTAEEIDLHADLDDWKNKLNDDERYFIKHILAFFAASDGIVNENLAENFVSEVQYAEAKFFYGFQIMMENIHSETYSLLIDTYVKDEKEKDILFHALENFPAIRKKADWALKWIESPSFAERLIAFAAVEGIFFSGSFCSIFWLKKRGLMPGLTFSNELISRDEGMHCDYAVHLHNHHLINKVPKERITEILVDALDIEREFITESLPVSLIGMNSKLMTQYLEFVTDRLLVELNCDKVYNSTNPFDFMDMISLQGKTNFFEKRVAEYQKSGVANNNDGDDAQKISFDADF, encoded by the coding sequence ATGTCAGCAGCAATAGAACCTATTTTAGAAAAAAACGAAGACAGATTTGTAATTTTCCCTATTAAACACAACGATTTATGGGATTGGTATAAGAAATGTGAAGCTAGTTTCTGGACAGCTGAAGAAATAGATTTACACGCTGATCTTGATGATTGGAAAAATAAATTAAATGACGACGAGCGTTACTTTATTAAACATATACTAGCATTTTTTGCTGCATCTGATGGTATTGTAAATGAAAACCTAGCAGAAAACTTTGTTAGCGAAGTACAGTATGCAGAAGCAAAATTCTTTTATGGTTTCCAAATTATGATGGAAAACATACACTCGGAAACATACTCATTGTTAATTGATACATATGTTAAAGATGAAAAAGAAAAAGATATTTTATTTCACGCATTAGAAAACTTTCCTGCTATTAGAAAAAAAGCAGATTGGGCATTAAAATGGATAGAGTCTCCAAGCTTTGCAGAGCGTTTAATTGCTTTTGCTGCAGTAGAAGGTATTTTCTTTTCTGGTTCTTTCTGTTCTATATTTTGGCTTAAGAAAAGAGGCCTAATGCCAGGATTAACCTTCTCTAACGAATTAATATCTAGAGATGAAGGTATGCATTGTGATTATGCTGTTCACCTACATAACCACCATTTAATTAATAAAGTACCTAAAGAACGTATTACAGAAATACTTGTAGACGCATTAGATATAGAAAGAGAATTTATTACAGAATCTTTACCTGTAAGCTTAATTGGCATGAACTCTAAATTAATGACACAATATTTAGAATTTGTAACAGACCGCTTATTAGTAGAATTAAACTGTGACAAAGTGTACAACTCTACAAATCCATTTGACTTTATGGATATGATTTCTCTTCAAGGAAAAACAAACTTCTTTGAAAAAAGAGTAGCCGAGTACCAAAAATCTGGAGTTGCCAACAATAATGATGGTGACGACGCACAGAAAATTAGCTTTGACGCAGATTTTTAA
- a CDS encoding LytR/AlgR family response regulator transcription factor — protein sequence MIEAVVIDDEIKAIQSLTWELTNFSDEIKVVASFTDPYEALNYLDGNIPDCVFLDIEMPIMDGFQFMQKVKDREYPIVITTAYNQYAIKALKNEAIDYLLKPIDTDDLNDTIVKIKKYNQKNDTIERLERLLLGFNSNKANKRITINTDGKLIFLNSDEIMYAESDGNYSTLYLDDGNKVVLTKKLKEVDDMLTLENFFRVHNSYIVNVNKVKEFIKTDGYLVLQSNDRIPVSRQKKSNFLDLL from the coding sequence ATGATAGAAGCAGTTGTAATTGACGATGAAATAAAAGCCATACAGAGCTTAACTTGGGAGTTAACCAACTTTAGTGATGAAATTAAAGTGGTAGCTTCTTTTACAGACCCTTATGAGGCCCTTAATTACTTAGACGGAAATATACCAGATTGTGTTTTTTTAGATATAGAAATGCCAATTATGGACGGGTTTCAGTTTATGCAAAAGGTGAAAGACAGAGAATATCCTATTGTAATTACCACTGCATACAACCAATATGCTATTAAGGCTCTTAAAAATGAAGCTATAGATTACTTGCTAAAACCTATAGATACAGATGACTTAAATGATACTATTGTTAAGATTAAAAAATACAATCAGAAAAACGATACCATTGAGCGTTTGGAACGATTGCTTTTAGGATTTAATTCTAATAAAGCAAATAAAAGGATTACTATAAATACAGACGGAAAGCTTATTTTTTTAAATAGTGATGAAATTATGTATGCTGAGTCTGATGGTAACTATAGTACACTATATTTAGATGATGGCAATAAAGTTGTATTAACAAAAAAACTTAAAGAGGTTGATGATATGCTTACCTTAGAAAACTTTTTTAGGGTGCATAACTCTTACATTGTAAATGTAAATAAGGTAAAAGAATTTATTAAAACAGATGGTTACTTGGTGTTGCAATCTAACGACAGAATTCCTGTGTCTAGACAAAAAAAGTCTAACTTTTTAGATTTGCTTTAA
- a CDS encoding tetratricopeptide repeat protein produces MTFKLKNNIITTKQLLHILLMCVLCLLSAEVKAQTTLSKKSKQKIDSLILAKPQTYDQINTVVKYSKKDTLLLRYFAARADKSKYFVGASYAYNQLGTVYRNLSQYKKAIQLHKLGLEASTLADNIEFKVYSLNMLGVDYRRIDAIRTALDYNQQALELAESVKKPSKDLKRSINVSLNSIGNLYHSLEQYNLAINRYNASLKIEEELGNKLGLAINYQNIGEALEEQGKLEEALEKYRTSLAYNEEIDSDKGQVICNNSIAQVYLKQNKTKKAIVLLETALVGAKQIGDKYITAFVEANMGWAYMQLNKIEKAENHIKRSLEIGKDQGIPRIIALGTKRLSELEQLKGNHDNALTYYKRAIELEKKISSTRNIRYANDVILRYENEKINNEIENLRKDNEIVKLKLKKNRATLLIIGISLVLLMVVLFVFYKQNQLTSDKKMLTLEQTMLRSQMNPHFLFNSLNSIKLYIINNEKKNAVHYLNKFSKLVRKILEASSLREISLEDELETVSLYMHIENIRFSNKIDFTVDVDRDVDVNQVKIPSLILQPFLENALWHGLSSKKGNKKIHLHISKQDEEFIIIRITDNGIGRAASEKIKEAKVLKRKSLGIDITKERLKNFSKDYLNSFKVEFIDLKDEGKKALGTEVILTIPII; encoded by the coding sequence ATGACTTTTAAATTAAAAAACAACATAATTACTACAAAGCAATTACTACATATTTTATTAATGTGTGTTTTATGTTTGCTTAGTGCAGAAGTAAAAGCACAGACTACACTTAGTAAAAAAAGTAAACAAAAAATAGATAGTTTAATACTTGCAAAACCGCAAACTTATGACCAAATAAATACTGTTGTTAAATACAGTAAAAAGGATACTTTATTGTTAAGGTATTTTGCGGCTAGGGCAGATAAAAGTAAGTATTTTGTAGGTGCATCTTATGCTTATAATCAATTAGGAACGGTATACAGAAATTTATCTCAATATAAAAAAGCAATACAATTGCATAAACTAGGTTTAGAGGCATCTACATTAGCAGACAATATAGAGTTTAAGGTATATAGCTTAAATATGTTGGGTGTAGACTACAGAAGAATAGATGCAATACGTACCGCTTTAGATTATAACCAACAAGCCTTAGAGCTAGCAGAAAGTGTAAAAAAGCCTAGTAAAGATTTAAAACGAAGTATTAATGTATCTCTAAATAGTATTGGTAATTTATACCATAGTTTAGAACAGTATAACTTGGCTATTAACAGGTATAATGCATCTTTAAAAATTGAAGAAGAGTTGGGTAATAAGCTTGGTTTAGCTATTAATTACCAAAATATAGGAGAAGCTTTAGAGGAACAAGGTAAATTAGAGGAAGCCTTGGAAAAATACAGAACTTCATTAGCGTATAATGAAGAAATAGACTCAGACAAAGGGCAGGTAATTTGTAATAATAGTATAGCTCAAGTTTACCTAAAACAGAATAAAACTAAAAAAGCCATTGTGCTTTTAGAAACTGCTTTAGTTGGCGCCAAACAAATAGGAGATAAGTACATTACTGCTTTTGTAGAGGCAAATATGGGTTGGGCTTACATGCAGTTAAATAAGATTGAAAAAGCAGAGAACCACATAAAAAGGAGTTTAGAAATTGGTAAAGACCAAGGTATACCAAGAATAATTGCTTTAGGAACCAAAAGATTGTCTGAGTTAGAGCAATTAAAAGGTAATCATGATAATGCTTTAACCTACTACAAAAGAGCTATAGAGTTAGAAAAAAAAATTAGTAGTACTAGAAACATACGTTATGCCAACGATGTTATTTTAAGGTACGAGAATGAAAAAATTAATAATGAAATAGAAAACCTTAGGAAAGACAATGAAATAGTAAAGTTAAAGCTTAAAAAGAATAGAGCTACTTTACTTATCATAGGTATTTCTTTAGTGTTATTAATGGTTGTTTTGTTTGTCTTTTACAAGCAAAACCAATTAACCAGCGATAAAAAAATGCTCACGCTAGAGCAAACTATGCTGCGTAGCCAAATGAACCCTCATTTTTTATTTAATTCTTTAAATTCTATTAAGCTTTACATTATTAATAATGAAAAGAAAAATGCGGTGCATTATCTAAATAAGTTTTCTAAACTAGTTCGTAAAATATTAGAAGCATCCTCATTAAGAGAAATTTCATTAGAAGACGAGTTAGAAACCGTTAGCTTGTATATGCATATAGAAAACATTAGATTTTCTAATAAAATAGATTTTACGGTAGATGTTGATAGGGATGTAGATGTAAACCAAGTAAAAATACCATCACTAATTCTTCAACCTTTTTTAGAAAACGCTTTATGGCATGGGTTATCATCTAAAAAAGGGAATAAAAAAATACACCTTCATATCTCAAAACAAGATGAAGAGTTTATAATAATTCGTATAACAGATAATGGTATAGGCAGAGCGGCATCAGAAAAAATTAAAGAAGCCAAAGTGCTTAAAAGAAAATCTTTAGGTATAGATATTACAAAAGAACGCTTAAAAAACTTTTCTAAAGACTATTTAAACTCTTTTAAAGTAGAGTTTATAGACTTAAAAGATGAAGGTAAAAAAGCTTTGGGTACAGAAGTTATTTTAACTATTCCCATTATTTAA
- a CDS encoding DUF3109 family protein has translation MFQIGKTIVSEEIIDNDFVCNLTACKGACCIDGDAGAPLDDKETEILVNIYQDVKPFLRPEGIAAIEEQGAFVKGEDGEWETPLVNGSECAYVVFSDNGTAKCGLEDAYNEGITSWKKPVSCHLYPVRTREYTEFTGVNYHKWEICDTACSLGQELKVPIYKFVKEALIRKFGEDWYNELDLVAKEYTKLNNGNS, from the coding sequence ATGTTTCAAATAGGAAAAACTATAGTATCTGAAGAAATTATTGACAACGATTTTGTTTGCAATTTAACGGCATGCAAAGGCGCTTGCTGCATAGACGGTGACGCTGGCGCTCCTTTAGATGACAAGGAAACGGAAATATTGGTAAATATTTACCAGGATGTTAAGCCTTTTTTAAGGCCAGAAGGTATTGCTGCCATAGAAGAGCAAGGTGCTTTTGTTAAAGGAGAAGATGGTGAGTGGGAAACTCCTTTAGTAAATGGAAGTGAATGTGCTTATGTGGTTTTTTCTGATAACGGAACAGCTAAATGCGGATTAGAAGATGCTTACAACGAAGGCATTACCAGCTGGAAAAAACCGGTATCTTGCCACCTATATCCTGTTAGAACAAGAGAATACACAGAGTTTACAGGTGTAAATTACCACAAATGGGAAATTTGTGATACAGCTTGCTCATTAGGTCAAGAATTAAAAGTACCTATTTACAAGTTTGTAAAAGAAGCTTTAATTAGAAAGTTTGGAGAAGATTGGTATAATGAATTAGACTTGGTAGCAAAAGAATACACCAAGTTAAATAATGGGAATAGTTAA
- a CDS encoding MarC family protein, translated as MPSSFFDFKEIVTASMILFAVIDIIGSIPIIISLRAKVGHIQSEKASLVATLIMVAFLFVGEEILGLIGIDVNSFAVAGSFIIFFMAIEMILGITLYKDDVPETASIVPIAFPLIAGAGTMTSLLSLRAEYHVQNIIVAILVNILFVYIVLKSSKKIERVLGKSGLNVIRKVFGVILLAIAVKLFAANINELF; from the coding sequence ATGCCTTCTAGTTTTTTTGATTTTAAGGAGATTGTTACTGCTAGTATGATTCTTTTTGCGGTAATAGATATTATTGGTAGTATACCTATAATTATTAGTTTAAGAGCTAAAGTTGGACATATACAGTCTGAAAAAGCTTCGTTAGTAGCTACTTTAATTATGGTTGCTTTTTTGTTTGTAGGTGAAGAAATACTTGGCCTTATTGGTATAGATGTAAACTCTTTTGCCGTAGCGGGTTCTTTTATTATCTTTTTTATGGCAATAGAAATGATATTGGGTATTACACTTTATAAAGATGATGTTCCTGAAACGGCATCTATAGTACCAATAGCTTTTCCATTAATTGCGGGTGCTGGTACAATGACGTCTTTATTATCTTTACGAGCAGAATATCACGTACAAAATATAATTGTAGCTATCTTAGTAAACATACTTTTTGTTTATATAGTGTTAAAGTCTTCTAAAAAAATAGAAAGAGTACTGGGAAAAAGCGGATTAAATGTAATTAGAAAAGTTTTTGGTGTAATTTTGCTTGCAATAGCAGTAAAACTATTTGCAGCAAATATTAATGAACTATTTTAA